The Alistipes megaguti sequence GTCATCAGAAGCGGGGAAAAACGATGCTTCGTCGATCCGTCGATAGCCATCGCGGCGATGGGCGCATCACCCCGAAGTCTGGAGGTCGACCTGAAGACGTTCGACAAGGCCTTTTAGTTCGGGCAGGTGTTTTGCACCTTCGTCTATCTCCCTGCTGCCGAGTTTACACTCGATAAGCGCATATCTGCCGTCATCCAGCTGCAAAACCGCATCGGCTTCCAGGCCATACCGATACTGGTAGTAGGACAAATTCCCGCCTAATGCCTGTGAATATATTCTCAGGTCCCGGATGCACATGCATTCGTATATGAATCCGAACGGCAGAATAAACAAGAAAGACAAATGCCGCTGCGGTTTCCGGACCTGATGATCGTATTGACCGGAGGAAACATGGCCTATACACGCGACGATGGGGTCAAGGTGATCCCTTCAGGTTGTCTGAAGGATTAGCCGGGAGAATTTAGTCAACGAGTTTTTTTCCTGCGAAAGCTATCGGAATTTCCTGAATATGCTCAGGTAAGAGATAATAATATCATATCTATTTTACGCACTATGGGTAGTATTCCAATAAATGTGTCTGAAAGTAACAATGGCCACATATCTGAAAAATCTGTAGAGTTACTCCTGCCTTTGTACGATTTATTTTTGGGAAGCCATTTGCCATAGATATAGATATTCCGCTCAAGATAGAGCGTGTGCAGGTCATATGAGATGACCCACAGACATAATGAGCGATCGCCCCGAAGGCTGAACACCAGATCACGGAAAGCAGCTTTCGGGAAACGGATGTCCTGCGTGTAGAAGCGGCCCTTGTAACCCGCAGGCGTCGTTTCACACAAGTAAACACTAAAAGTGAAAAACAACCAGCGGAAAATCCTCCGCCGGTTTTCGGGGTACAGGCTCTCGACGTAAAAGCGATGGTAGTAAATCATCTCCTGCTGCTGTCAACGTAAACGATACCTCCGGGCAAAATAGGCAACAACGCCCGGAATGTGTTTTTTGTAATAGGGTTGATTATCCCGACACCAGACGGCAAGTTCCTGCTTTGAGGTAAAGGGTCGGCGCCAACTACGTCCCGACATAATACCAACTCGGGAGCCAAGCGCTCGACAAAGTCTCCGACGGTCCAGCCTTCCCAGATGTGTTTCTGAAGGTCAATCATACCAAATCCATTTTTAGGTTTAACATATGGTTCATGGACCGGTCCCATTCAGAAAAGGAGGTGCCGGCCACGGGCAGATATTCAGCGGCGGGACAAACCGGAAGTCCTTTTCGTACGATACAACCCGAACGGGTGGAGATCGTGCGAAAAGGGCTTCAAGGTGCAGGCGTGCTGCTATCTTGGACCGAGGTCGGCACTTGTGTATTCTTCTTCAGTTTCTCCGTCATCCGTTATGCTCGTTCCCACCAATCACAATCCTGGGTATACGTCGCAGTGCATTCTGCAGGTTGCGCTGGTTGATCCGATAAACGAGCATCAGCAGATCATAGGCATTGTAAAGGAACTGTCTTCGATAGATTGTGGGGCGGATCAGCCGTTTCTGGCGGTAACGGGTCAGCGTTTCGGGGCGAATGCCGAGGACTTCGCAGGCCGCATCAGCCGTCAGGAATAACGGTTCGTCGCTTCGACTACACAGGTATTCAAACAGCAGCAAACTTTTGCTCAAAAGAAAATTCGTCTTGATGAGACGTTCGAGCTGTTCGGAGGGTACAAGCCGATAGATCCGGGGACTTTGTTTGGTTTCCATGGGTAACAAGATTTATTGATTCAACGATTCGAGTTTTCCGCGGCGGCGCATCTTGCGGATGAACTCCTGCACTTCGGAGAGCAGGTACATGCGCCGGGCTCCGATGTTGAAGCCGACAAGCAGCCCCTGTTCGCGGAAGCGGCGCACCTGGCGTTCGCTCTGGCGGAGCAACTGACAGACCTCCGCAAAATCGAGGATCGGATCGCCTTCAAGCTGGCTCCGGTGATCCTTCATGAAGTGTACAATCTCGAGGATCTCTTCGACCGTCTGCAGAATGCGGGACAAGTCATCCGTGTGTTGATTTTCCATCTTTGTCGGGTTTGGTTTCCACGGCAAAAATGGGACAACCCCGACACTCGTTTATCAGTGCTTGAATCAATTATATGTTTTTCCAGATCCGAAACCCGGACATCTCTTGTCCCCGGCAGTCCATCTGATAACAGGACAAAAATCTCTATAACTTGCCGGTATCGGCAAAAATCACTATATTTGGATCGGAAATCGGCCGTTTTACTTGCCGATACGACATTCAGATTATGGAATACATTTCGGTAGCGGCATTTGCCGCAAAGCACGGCATCGCGGAGCGCACGGTCCGCAACTACTGCGCCTCGGGAAAGATCGAGGGAGCCTTCTTGACGGGCAAGACCTGGAACATTCCGGCGGATGCCACATTGCCACGGCGTAAACCCCGCACGGGATATATCATGCCGCTGCTGGAGGTGTTGCGCGAACAGAAGGCAATGCGT is a genomic window containing:
- a CDS encoding helix-turn-helix domain-containing protein, whose translation is MENQHTDDLSRILQTVEEILEIVHFMKDHRSQLEGDPILDFAEVCQLLRQSERQVRRFREQGLLVGFNIGARRMYLLSEVQEFIRKMRRRGKLESLNQ
- a CDS encoding DUF4143 domain-containing protein — encoded protein: MKTFDDYTSALERFFVIEDIEAWYPAIRSATVIRSGEKRCFVDPSIAIAAMGASPRSLEVDLKTFDKAF